The Coffea eugenioides isolate CCC68of chromosome 8, Ceug_1.0, whole genome shotgun sequence genome has a segment encoding these proteins:
- the LOC113780071 gene encoding disease resistance protein RPM1-like, whose translation MAESVVGFLINQLSALLSQETKLLGGLRPDVQFIKDELGSMKAFLRQAEAKEDNDSQLQEWVKQVREVAYDTVDVLDDFAFRFARGHADGFIGRVGKIYNSIMNLKARHQISLEIKDIKARVVEISARHQRYQPLYGTQEIGSSSSNVANADYDIRDQALLIEEAKLVGIDQPKKELISEVLDDNSHLKVVSVVGMGGLGKTTLVKKVYDDAVVKKQFQSHAWITVSQNFQFNVIIKDLIQQLYEEIRQPVPPQVESMNRVRLSQFVRDFLKERRYILVLDDVWSLDAWEAIKYVLSDYNIASRVVLTTRITDVASASCLASHDFIHKMSPLSYEDSWTLFCNRTFQSNGYPSNLEKVCRKILKKCEGLPLGIVVMGGVLALKDKDKIDEWEMIFRDFGSEVDGSGKLDRIRRILLLSYNDLPHHLKNCLLYLSIYPEDHSIDVEILLYKWIALGFVEEEDGMTATDIAMRYLKELVNRSLIQVKKTWADGKLAKCGLHDFLREIIVSKSKEQCFTTIATGYCTSWPDKVRHLAVHNFTGNPPQGFSSLKCLRSVETFGNKDSLTTSFLSKFLCGGPKFLKVLNLARKRPTDSMFTEDFSLHSYVKTALSHQVMEIVDPKISMEAESIAEIQRDRMNIKDVLSGLQAIRNEFVQVNEMRAM comes from the exons ATGGCTGAGAGTGTTGTAGGCTTTCTGATTAACCAACTCTCAGCCTTACTTTCCCAAGAGACCAAACTTTTGGGGGGACTTCGACCAGATGTTCAGTTCATCAAAGATGAACTCGGGAGCATGAAGGCTTTCCTTAGACAAGCTGAAGCAAAGGAGGACAATGACTCTCAACTCCAAGAATGGGTCAAGCAGGTTCGAGAAGTTGCTTATGATACAGTGGATGTTCTTGATGATTTTGCCTTCCGCTTTGCTCGTGGACATGCGGATGGATTCATTGGCCGTGTTGGAAAGATCTACAACTCAATAATGAATCTGAAAGCCCGCCATCAGATTTCTTTGGAGATAAAAGATATCAAGGCCAGAGTTGTAGAGATTTCTGCAAGGCATCAGAGGTACCAGCCTCTGTATGGTACTCAAGAAATAGGCTCCAGCTCTTCCAATGTCGCAAATGCAGATTATGATATTCGTGATCAGGCACTCCTAATTGAAGAAGCTAAACTTGTTGGCATCGATCAGCCCAAAAAAGAACTCATTTCTGAAGTCCTTGATGACAATTCCCACTTGAAAGTAGTTTCAGTGGTGGGAATGGGGGGACTCGGTAAGACCACCCTGGTGAAAAAGGTCTACGACGATGCTGTTGTGAAGAAACAATTTCAGAGCCATGCCTGGATAACcgtttctcaaaattttcagttCAATGTCATCATCAAGGACTTGATTCAACAATTGTACGAGGAAATCAGACAGCCGGTGCCTCCGCAAGTGGAATCCATGAATCGTGTTAGATTGAGTCAATTTGTCAGAGACTTCCTCAAAGAAAGAAGGTACATCCTTGTCCTTGATGATGTGTGGAGTCTAGATGCCTGGGAAGCTATCAAATACGTGTTGTCTGACTACAACATCGCTAGTCGTGTTGTATTGACAACACGAATTACCGATGTAGCTTCTGCATCCTGTTTAGCATCCCATGACTTTATCCATAAGATGAGTCCTCTCTCTTATGAAGATTCTTGGACTCTTTTTTGCAATAGAACATTTCAAAGTAATGGTTACCCTTCAAATCTAGAAAAAGTTTGtagaaaaatactaaaaaaatgtGAGGGCCTACCACTTGGAATTGTTGTAATGGGTGGTGTTTTGGCTTTGAAGGACAAGGATAAGATAGATGAATGGGAGATGATTTTTCGTGACTTTGGCAGTGAGGTAGATGGTAGCGGTAAGCTTGATCGAATTAGAAGGATACTCTTACTTAGCTACAATGATTTGCCTCACCATCTCAAAAATTGCCTATTATATCTAAGTATCTATCCTGAAGATCATTCAATTGATGTCGAAATATTACTTTATAAATGGATAGCACTAGGATTTGTAGAAGAGGAAGATGGAATGACGGCCACTGACATTGCTATGAGATATCTAAAAGAACTCGTCAACAGGAGCTTAATCCAAGTTAAAAAGACATGGGCTGATGGCAAATTGGCGAAATGTGGTCTTCATGATTTTCTACGTGAAATCATTGTTTCAAAATCTAAAGAGCAGTGCTTCACAACCATAGCCACTGGATATTGCACAAGTTGGCCTGACAAAGTTCGACACTTAGCAGTCCATAACTTCACTGGTAATCCTCCACAAGGCTTCAGCAGCTTAAAGTGTCTTCGGTCCGTGGAAACATTCGGGAATAAAGATTCTCTCACAACTTCATTTTTGTCCAAGTTTTTATGTGGTGGTCCCAAGTTCCTGAAGGTTTTAAACTTAGCAA GGAAAAGGCCTACTGACAGCATGTTCACAGAAGATTTTAGTCTCCATAGTTATGTTAAGACGGCTCTTTCCCATCAGGTAATGGAAATTGTTGATCCAAAGATCTCAATGGAAGCAGAATCCATAGCAG AAATTCAGAGGGACAGGATGAATATTAAAGATGTCCTCAGTGGATTACAAGCAATCAGGAATGAGTTTGTTCAGGTTAATGAGATGAGAGCAATGTGA
- the LOC113780074 gene encoding LRR receptor-like serine/threonine-protein kinase EFR — MPSFHLVGSLSPSIGNFTFLRELNIQNNNFHGMIPEEVGRLFRLQYLRFANNSFEGELPLNITGWSELSVLDLRGKRLIGGIRDDLSTLSKLYALSLSRNNFSGSIPPSIGNISSLQILSISRNYLGGNIPAEIGQLSNLHVLELSSNKLLGAVPPQLYNISTLQIFSITNNLLSGQFPATVGLTLPNLTLFLADLNQFFGSIPTTLANASGLIKISIGDNSLTGPIPQNLGSLKELQVLHFGHNHLGTDKANDISFISSLTNCTNLQILSLSRIQIGGILPTAIANLSTKLTSLWLNDNIISGSLPSGIGNLASLGYLDVRNNSLSGINPDSVGKLIKMQELYLSENSFTREIPSTIGDISELQILVLEQNMLTGNIPVSLSNCSNLQGFTVSQNRLSGALPKELLGLSSLSLGLLLAQNQFTGSLPSEVGNMKNLVSLDISENKLSGEIPTSIDGCEMLENLRLKENLIGEGKYGSVYKGVLKPGEQMVAVEVLKLHQHGAHKSFLAECAALRNIRHRNLVRIITSCSSLDFKHNDFKALIFEYVPNGSLENWLHPSSAEEEGQSLMKLQLIQRLNIAIDIASALDYLHNHCGTPIIHCDLKPSNILLGDDFRAFVSDFGLAKFLSSIEGKSHQHQSSSIAIRGTVGYVAPGTITCLLHVLVHV, encoded by the exons ATGCCATCATTTCACTTGGTTGGTTCTCTTTCTCCCTCCATAGGAAACTTTACCTTTCTCAGAGAACTCAATATTCAGAATAACAATTTTCATGGTATGATTCCTGAAGAAGTAGGCAGACTTTTTCGGCTTCAATATCTTCGTTTTGCCAATAATTCCTTTGAGGGAGAACTTCCATTAAATATCACGGGTTGGTCAGAGCTAAGTGTTCTTGATTTAAGGGGTAAAAGGCTCATCGGGGGAATTCGAGATGACTTGAGCACTTTATCTAAGCTTTATGCTCTGAGCCTTTCCAGGAATAATTTCTCAGGTAGCATTCCACCATCTATCGGTAATATTTCCTCTCTTCAGATACTTAGCATATCAAGAAACTATCTAGGTGGAAATATTCCAGCTGAGATTGGTCAGCTTTCAAATCTGCATGTCCTTGAGCTGTCCTCAAATAAACTTTTAGGTGCAGTTCCTCCTCAGCTCTACAACATTTCGACTCTCCAGATCTTTTCTATTACTAACAATCTATTAAGTGGACAGTTTCCTGCTACTGTGGGATTGACTCTTCCAAACCTTACTTTATTTTTGGCTGATTTGAACCAATTCTTTGGATCAATTCCCACTACATTAGCAAATGCTTCAGGGCTCATAAAAATTAGCATAGGAGACAATTCACTCACAGGACCAATTCCACAAAATCTAGGTAGCCTGAAAGAACTTCAGGTTTTACATTTTGGCCATAATCACCTTGGAACTGATAAAGCAAATGATATTAGCTTTATTTCCTCCTTAACAAATTGCACAAATCTACAAATATTGAGTTTGTCAAGAATTCAAATTGGAGGCATACTACCAACtgccattgccaatctttcaacCAAACTCACATCTTTGTGGCTGAATGATAACATTATATCTGGTAGCTTACCTTCTGGGATTGGAAACCTTGCAAGCTTGGGCTATCTTGATGTACGTAACAATTCTCTCTCAGGTATTAATCCTGATTCCGTGGGGAAACTTATTAAAATGCAGGAGCTTTATCTGTCTGAAAATAGTTTCACAAGAGAAATTCCTTCAACAATCGGTGACATTTCTGAACTACAGATTCTTGTATTAGAACAGAATATGCTTacaggtaacattcctgtttcTTTGAGTAACTGCAGTAACTTGCAAGGATTTACTGTTAGTCAGAATCGCCTAAGTGGAGCTTTACCTAAAGAACTCCTTGGTCTttcatctctctctcttggccTCCTCTTAGCTCAAAACCAATTCACCGGATCATTACCATCAGAAGTTGGCAATATGAAGAATCTAGTGTCATTGGATATTTCAGAAAACAAATTATCTGGTGAAATTCCAACCTCTATTGATGGTTGTGAGATGTTGGAAAATCTTAGGTTGAAAG AAAATTTGATTGGTGAAGGTAAATATGGCTCTGTTTACAAAGGGGTCCTCAAGCCTGGTGAGCAAATGGTTGCTGTTGAGGTTCTTAAGCTCCACCAACATGGTGCCCATAAGAGCTTCTTGGCTGAATGTGCAGCATTGAGAAACATCCGCCATCGAAACCTTGTCAGGATCATAACCTCTTGTTCAAGTTTAGATTTCAAACACAACGATTTCAAAGCTTTGATATTCGAATATGTGCCCAATGGAAGTTTAGAGAATTGGTTACATCCAAGTTCAGCTGAGGAAGAAGGACAAAGCCTAATGAAGCTCCAGTTGATACAAAGATTGAATATTGCAATCGACATTGCGTCCGCCTTGGATTACCTTCATAACCATTGTGGGACACCGATTATCCACTGTGATCTAAAGCCGAGCAACATACTTCTAGGTGATGATTTTCGCGCTTTTGTTAGTGATTTTGGCCTAGCAAAATTTCTTTCCTCCATTGAAGGTAAATCCCATCAACATCAAAGCAGCTCAATAGCAATTAGAGGAACAGTTGGATATGTTGCTCCAGGTACAATTACATGCCTTCTTCATGTTCTTGTACACGTGTAA
- the LOC113780073 gene encoding disease resistance protein RPM1-like — protein MAESVVGFLIKQLSTLLSQESTLLGGLRPDVQFIKDELGDMNAFLRQAEAKEDNDSQLQQWVKQVREVAYDIEDVLDDFAFRFARGHADGFFGRVEKIYSSTKNLKARHRISLEIKDIKARVVEISARHQRYQSLYGTQEIGPRSSHVANADCDIRDQALLIEEAKLVGIDQPKKELISKILDDHSHLKVVSVVGMGGLGKTTLAKKVYDDAAVKKQFQSHAWITVSQNFQFKVIIRNLIQQLYDEIRQPVPPQVDSMEGIRLSEFVKDFLKERRYILVLDDVWSLDAWETIKYVFPDCNTASRVVLTTRITDVASASCLASHDFVHEMKPLSYEDSWTLFCNRTFQSNGCPSNLEKVCRKILKKCEGLPLGIVAIGGVLALKDKDRIEEWEMIFRGFGSEVDGSGKLDRIRRILLLSYSDLPHHLKNCLLYLSIYPEDHPINVEILLGKWIALGFIEEKEGMMATDIAMRYLKELVNRSLIQVKDTWADVKLVKCGLHDILREIIVSKSKEQSFTAIITGYCTRWPDKVRHLAIHNFTYIPPQGFSSLKCLRSVETFGYEDSLTTSLLSKFLCGGPKFLKVLNLASAELDSIPKEVFKLFQLEYLDLSGTRVKIIPKSIGQLQNLEFLNLFGTTITELPVEILKLSKLRTLRVGRAGDYSNNFALWGFKSPDGIGKLTSLESLSCIEANSGKVVREIGKLVQLRQLWITKLRREDGKELVSSLLRLTNLRELHICSIEQEETLDLQHSVSPRLGFLTRLSLIGRLERVPEWLISLQSLSTLALLNSELSEDENAIDCLGHLPNLVALILSGAYEGETLCFKAGGFPKLKKLYLGQLKRLKWVRVEKESLSSLQRFLISGCKLMEGLPLGLQNLTKLEVVGFYDMSDELMHKVQNLDKQSDDYQTISHIPEVFIGHWINGEWKEESL, from the coding sequence ATGGCTGAGAGTGTTGTAGGCTTTCTAATTAAGCAGCTCTCCACCTTACTTTCCCAAGAGAGCACGCTTTTGGGTGGACTTCGACCAGATGTTCAGTTCATCAAAGATGAACTCGGCGACATGAATGCTTTCCTCAGACAAGCTGAAGCGAAGGAGGACAATGACTCTCAACTCCAACAATGGGTCAAGCAGGTTCGAGAAGTTGCTTATGATATAGAGGATGTTCTCGATGATTTTGCCTTCCGCTTTGCTCGTGGACACGCGGATGGATTCTTTGGCCGTGTTGAAAAGATCTACAGCTCAACAAAAAATCTGAAAGCCCGCCATCGGATTTCTTTGGAGATAAAAGATATCAAGGCCAGAGTTGTAGAGATTTCTGCAAGGCATCAGAGGTACCAGTCCTTGTATGGTACTCAAGAAATAGGCCCCCGCTCTTCGCACGTGGCAAACGCAGATTGTGATATTCGTGATCAAGCACTCCTGATTGAAGAGGCTAAGCTTGTTGGCATCGATCAGCCCAAAAAAGAGCTCATCTCCAAAATCCTTGATGACCATTCCCACTTGAAAGTAGTTTCAGTGGTGGGAATGGGGGGACTCGGTAAAACCACCCTGGCGAAAAAGGTCTACGATGATGCTGCAGTGAAGAAACAATTTCAGAGCCATGCTTGGATAActgtttctcaaaattttcaattcaaaGTCATCATCAGGAACTTGATTCAACAATTGTATGATGAAATTAGACAACCGGTCCCTCCGCAAGTGGATTCCATGGAAGGTATTAGGCTCAGTGAATTTGTCAAGGACTTCCTCAAAGAAAGAAGGTACATCCTTGTCCTTGATGATGTGTGGAGTCTAGATGCCTGGGAAACTATCAAATATGTATTTCCTGACTGCAATACTGCTAGTCGTGTTGTGTTGACAACACGAATTACCGATGTAGCTTCTGCATCCTGTTTGGCATCCCATGACTTTGTCCATGAGATGAAGCCCCTTTCTTATGAAGATTCTTGGACTCTTTTTTGCAATAGAACATTTCAAAGTAATGGCTGCCCTTCAAATCTAGAAAAAGTTTGtagaaaaatactaaaaaaatgtGAGGGCCTACCACTTGGAATTGTTGCAATAGGTGGTGTTTTGGCTCTGAAGGACAAGGACAGGATAGAAGAATGGGAGATGATTTTTCGTGGCTTTGGCAGTGAGGTAGATGGTAGCGGTAAGCTTGATAGAATTAGAAGGATACTCTTGCTTAGTTACAGTGATTTGCCTCATCATCTCAAAAACTGCCTATTATATCTAAGTATCTATCCTGAAGATCATCCAATTAATGTcgaaattttacttggtaaATGGATAGCACTAGGATTTATAGAAGAGAAAGAAGGAATGATGGCCACTGATATAGCTATGAGATATCTAAAAGAACTCGTCAACAGAAGCTTAATCCAAGTTAAGGACACATGGGCTGATGTCAAATTGGTGAAATGTGGTCTTCATGATATTTTGCGCGAAATCATTGTTTCAAAGTCTAAAGAGCAGAGCTTCACAGCCATAATCACTGGATATTGCACAAGATGGCCTGACAAAGTTCGACACCTGGCAATCCATAACTTCACTTATATTCCTCCACAAGGCTTCAGCAGCTTAAAGTGTCTTCGGTCCGTGGAAACATTCGGGTATGAAGATTCTCTCACAACTTCATTGTTGTCCAAGTTTTTATGTGGTGGTCCCAAGTTCCTGAAGGTTTTAAACTTAGCAAGTGCGGAACTGGACAGCATCCCAAAGGAAGTTTTCAAACTATTTCAGCTCGAGTATCTGGATCTAAGTGGCACCAGAGTTAAAATCATTCCAAAATCTATTGGGCAGCTTCAAAACCTAGAATTTTTAAATCTGTTCGGAACCACTATAACGGAGTTGCCTGTGGAAATTCTAAAGCTGAGTAAACTCCGTACCCTTCGCGTAGGCAGAGCGGGTGattattcaaataactttgcacttTGGGGCTTTAAATCTCCGGATGGAATTGGAAAGCTTACTTCCTTGGAGAGCCTTTCATGTATAGAAGCAAACAGTGGTAAAGTAGTAAGGGAGATTGGGAAGCTCGTTCAGTTGCGGCAATTATGGATCACAAAGCTGAGGAGAGAAGATGGAAAGGAGTTGGTCTCCTCCCTCTTGAGGCTGACCAACCTTCGAGAGTTACACATCTGCTCTATTGAACAAGAGGAGACCCTTGATCTCCAACATTCCGTCTCTCCAAGACTTGGATTTCTTACGAGGCTGTCGCTGATTGGGCGTTTAGAGAGAGTACCGGAATGGTTAATATCACTTCAATCCTTGAGCACTTTAGCCTTGCTGAATAGTGAGTTGAGTGAAGATGAGAATGCAATAGACTGCCTTGGACACTTGCCCAATCTGGTAGCTCTTATTCTCTCTGGTGCTTATGAAGGGGAGACATTGTGTTTTAAGGCTGGAGGATTCCCAAAACTCAAGAAATTATACCTTGGGCAATTAAAAAGACTGAAATGGGTAAGAGTGGAAAAAGAATCGTTATCCAGTCTCCAACGGTTTCTTATTTCTGGTTGCAAGCTTATGGAGGGCCTGCCTTTGGGCCTCCAAAACTTGACCAAGCTTGAAGTTGTTGGATTTTATGATATGTCTGATGAGCTAATGCACAAAGTACAGAATTTGGATAAACAAAGTGACGATTATCAGACAATTTCTCATATCCCTGAAGTTTTCATTGGACATTGGATAAATGGTGAATGGAAAGAAGAGTCCCTCTAA